The DNA segment TCAACAAGTTGCTCCCGAAAATGAAACACGAAACATGTTTCGTCAAAAACGTTTCATTTCCCCCATGTGAGAGTACGACTGCATGGATGCAGGAGGTAGAGCGAAGCAGGATGCCAGAGCCGAGGTCTACAAAATATTGCTCCTGCAATTTTGCTATATAGGCCATCCATGGCCAAAACCGCCAGGCTCCTAATTCCGAAAAGCCCTTCGCTAACGCTAAGGGCTTTTTTCGTTTAGGAGATTTAAAATATTCTTCGAAAAAATATGACGTCATTCCAAACGAGTGGAACGAGATTTGGAACCTCCTGCCGCGAATCGTGCTTTAAAAATTTATACTTTTATACCTACAACACGCTGAAGGAGGTCCCCGATGTCGCTAAAGCTCCTCGAGGATGACGTGGTTTAAGTTAATAAGTACTGTGAATGCTCAAATATCTTTCGAAAAAGTACACCGTCATCCTGTGCGAGCTTAAGCGAGACACGGGACTTCCTATATTCACAAAGTGCTTTTAAACAAGAAATGACGTGGTTTAATTTATAGAGTTAAACCTTAATTTCAGCGTTTAAGAAAGTCACTTCGAGTTGTAAGTAACATAATAGTAGTTTTGAAATATTCTGATAAAAGCCTGAGTTATTGGTATTTTTCATTTGCTCTATAAATTTTGGCAGCCAATTCATTAAATTATTATTAATAAATTGCAGTTGGCTATCATAAGCTTCACTAATGTCAGTGCTGTTTAAAGTTGCCAAAATCAAGTTACCTAAATAATCCAGTTGAATGGCAATATGATCAGCAGGTTCATTAAATTCTTTGTTTACACTTAGACCTTGTTGTTTAAGTAGAGCGATCATCTCATCATGTGCTTTTTGAAACATTAAACCATTGTCTGATAAATACACTGAAGCATAAGGTGGTGCGCCCTTTTTTGAGTCCATTAAAAATAATTGGCTGAATTCAACTGCACACTCTAAATGTGGATGGGGTTTGTTTTTTAACAACTGCAAACTCTGTTGAATAGATTTTATTGCTTCGGTTAGTTTATCTTCTGTTGCAAGCTGGTTAAGTAGGATAGCGCCTTGTTCATTAATATAAGAATTAAACTGTTGCTCGTTTAATTCATTACTCAAAACGGTAGAAAACCACCATAAAATACTTGCTCTGGTTTCAATTAATTCTTTATCTATCATTAACCCATCCCAGTTGGTTGGTTAAACGCTGTAACTTCAGGTGCTTTACCTTTGAACTTTTCTACTTCAACTAAGCAAGTAAATGCACTACATGCTTGTGCAAGTTGTGATGTACCTACATCCATTGTTAAGGTGTTAGGGTCGCCATAAGTATCTAAAGATCCAATTGTTTCATCAACGGGGCCATACCATGCGCCTTCGTAGATTCGAGCAACACCACTAGGGTAGTTATCAGACACTCTGGCACCAGCAAGCAACTGCCCTCGTTCATTAAATACTCTAACTAAGTCACCATCTTTAATGCCTCTAGTTTTTGCATCACCAGGGCTTAAGTAAATAGGCTCCCTGCCTTGAACTGAGTATGTTTCGCGATATTCAGTAGATTCACACATCTGTGAATGTAACCTTTGATCTGGGTGACACGACTGTAGTGCTACAGGGTATTTATCTGAACCAGGCCCGCCATGGGAACGCTCTAGTTTCTCCATCCAAGCAGGATGGCCCTTACAGTCATCATAGCCAAACCGGTCTATTTTTCGAGAAAATATTTCAATGAAACCAGAAGGAGTGCCTAAAGAGTTAAGTTCAGGGTCTTTTCTGAAATCTTCTTGCCTTGTCCATGCAGGACCTTTACCAAAATCAACAAAACCATCTTGCCAAAATTTATCAAATTCAGGCATTTCGAACTTGCCTTTATTCGCTGCTACACAGCCATCATAAAGCTCTTTAACCCATTCCATCTCTGTTTTATTTCTACTGTATTCACGATGTTTACCCATACGTTTACTAAATTCGGTAAAGATCTCAAAATCAGTTTTAGATTGGTATAACGGATCGACGAGCTTTTGCATGGCAATAACCCCTCGGGCAGAGTAACTGCCATATAAATCTAGATCATTACGTTCGTATTGAGTACAAGCTGGTAAAACTATATCTGAGAATCGACAAGTTGCTGTCCAGTTATAGTCTACTGTCACAACTGTCTGCAAC comes from the Thalassotalea nanhaiensis genome and includes:
- the torD gene encoding molecular chaperone TorD; protein product: MIDKELIETRASILWWFSTVLSNELNEQQFNSYINEQGAILLNQLATEDKLTEAIKSIQQSLQLLKNKPHPHLECAVEFSQLFLMDSKKGAPPYASVYLSDNGLMFQKAHDEMIALLKQQGLSVNKEFNEPADHIAIQLDYLGNLILATLNSTDISEAYDSQLQFINNNLMNWLPKFIEQMKNTNNSGFYQNISKLLLCYLQLEVTFLNAEIKV